A genomic window from Micromonospora ferruginea includes:
- a CDS encoding FtsK/SpoIIIE domain-containing protein, whose product MDAVATPKARAGRAAALHRRAEAAATAAAGILDEIRPAPADHHRQYELAERLRAAAERVAPGWAGAPLEALTPATPPGDGPPGWVRVGGAAPLDDARFPALVPLFGSGHLSVDVDATDPRVAGLLRALLLRLFAATPAGALLARVVDGGPGDTFAGFAALADAGLLPPPAIDLAGWHAVLAEAEQWVAAGTARQRGHDRTLLLVVAALPDGATPADVERLADLADRGPRAGLHLVVAGRPAGDALPRATPLAVRTAYALVGDPPLAGFSSPGAESPGGLNSPVFVDEDPPAELVDGVCRRLARQIEDGSRLALADLLPSDGLWTADSVDGLSTTVGDAAGRPVSLGFTELTPHWLVSGRSQAGRSAFLTDALFGLAARYGPDELAFYLADLGDGESFVEFLQTERDRSWVPQVRAAGMAADREYVADLFGELEAEVRRREEASRRAGGQRYTELRQHQPLPRVVCVIDNFPLVLCERDRLATDLLARLDALARAARAYGIHLVLAGEGDLGIGGPRDPLLGQFPVRVALPGGSAVLEPANDSAAGLPVGSAVVNTAGGLGGPRGATRGHERMIRFPDPYGDPEVLGDLRRRLWSARPEGSVPPVVFAGYARPLLANDPRHRAALSGRVHAPAALLGRAVDVRRTTVAVPLGPAAGRNLAVLGRDEEAERLLVTAVRSAAAAHPEPGRFVLAPLANGSAEPAGVLAAELAGRHRVETVDAAGLRAAIESGEPGYLVVFGSDVPDAAELPPELLRSLLLEGPPAGRHLLGWWRTPGPLAGLLGPEGEVDKLTAVAVTDVPGGRLERLFDRPVWWLPRPGRAVLWDGPEEQGTVFVPFGAGEAA is encoded by the coding sequence GTGGACGCGGTGGCGACTCCGAAGGCACGCGCCGGCCGGGCCGCCGCGCTGCACCGGCGGGCCGAGGCCGCGGCGACCGCGGCGGCCGGCATCCTCGACGAGATCCGGCCCGCGCCGGCGGACCACCATCGGCAGTACGAGTTGGCCGAGCGCCTGCGGGCGGCGGCCGAGCGGGTGGCGCCCGGTTGGGCTGGCGCGCCGCTGGAGGCGTTGACGCCGGCCACCCCGCCGGGCGACGGCCCGCCGGGCTGGGTGCGGGTCGGCGGGGCCGCGCCGCTGGACGACGCCCGCTTCCCCGCGCTGGTGCCGTTGTTCGGCAGTGGCCACCTGAGTGTCGACGTGGACGCCACCGATCCACGGGTCGCCGGCCTGCTCCGGGCGCTGCTGCTGCGGTTGTTCGCGGCCACCCCGGCGGGCGCGCTGCTGGCCCGGGTGGTCGACGGCGGCCCGGGCGACACGTTCGCCGGTTTCGCGGCGCTCGCCGACGCGGGTCTGCTGCCGCCGCCTGCCATCGACCTCGCCGGGTGGCACGCGGTGCTGGCCGAGGCGGAGCAGTGGGTAGCCGCCGGGACCGCCCGGCAGCGCGGTCACGACCGCACGCTGCTGCTGGTGGTGGCCGCGCTGCCGGACGGCGCGACCCCGGCCGACGTGGAGCGGCTCGCCGACCTGGCCGATCGGGGGCCCCGCGCCGGCCTGCACCTGGTGGTCGCCGGTCGGCCCGCCGGCGACGCGCTGCCCCGGGCCACCCCGCTCGCGGTGCGCACCGCGTACGCGCTGGTCGGTGACCCGCCCCTGGCCGGGTTCAGCAGTCCGGGCGCCGAGTCGCCGGGCGGGTTGAACTCGCCGGTGTTCGTGGACGAGGATCCGCCGGCGGAGCTGGTGGACGGCGTGTGCCGGCGGCTGGCCCGACAGATCGAGGACGGTTCCCGGCTGGCCCTGGCCGATCTGCTGCCGTCGGACGGGCTGTGGACGGCCGACTCGGTCGACGGGCTCAGCACCACGGTGGGCGACGCGGCCGGCCGTCCGGTGAGTCTCGGTTTCACCGAGCTGACCCCGCACTGGCTGGTGAGCGGCCGGTCGCAGGCCGGCCGGTCGGCGTTCCTCACCGACGCGTTGTTCGGGCTGGCCGCCCGCTACGGCCCGGACGAGCTGGCGTTCTACCTGGCCGACCTGGGGGACGGCGAGTCCTTCGTGGAGTTCCTGCAGACCGAGCGGGACCGGTCGTGGGTGCCGCAGGTCCGCGCCGCCGGGATGGCCGCCGACCGGGAGTACGTGGCGGACCTGTTCGGCGAGTTGGAGGCGGAGGTGCGTCGCCGGGAGGAGGCGTCCCGGCGGGCCGGCGGGCAGCGCTACACCGAGCTGCGCCAGCACCAGCCGCTGCCCCGGGTGGTCTGCGTGATCGACAACTTTCCGCTGGTGCTGTGCGAGCGGGACCGGCTCGCCACCGACCTGCTGGCCCGGCTGGACGCGCTGGCCCGCGCCGCCCGCGCGTACGGGATCCACCTGGTCCTGGCCGGCGAGGGCGACCTGGGCATCGGCGGCCCGCGCGATCCGCTGCTCGGGCAGTTTCCGGTGCGGGTGGCGCTGCCCGGCGGTTCGGCGGTGCTGGAGCCGGCCAACGACTCGGCGGCGGGCCTGCCGGTGGGCAGCGCGGTGGTCAACACGGCCGGTGGGCTGGGCGGCCCGCGCGGCGCGACCCGCGGTCACGAGCGGATGATCCGCTTCCCGGATCCGTACGGGGATCCGGAGGTCCTCGGTGACCTGCGGCGACGGCTCTGGTCGGCCCGGCCGGAGGGGTCCGTCCCGCCGGTGGTGTTCGCCGGTTACGCCCGCCCGTTGCTCGCCAACGACCCGCGTCACCGGGCCGCGCTGTCCGGGCGGGTCCACGCGCCGGCCGCGCTGCTGGGTCGCGCGGTGGACGTGCGGCGCACCACGGTGGCGGTGCCGCTCGGGCCGGCCGCCGGGCGGAACCTGGCCGTGCTGGGCCGCGACGAGGAGGCGGAGCGGCTGTTGGTCACCGCGGTGCGCAGCGCGGCGGCGGCGCATCCGGAGCCGGGGCGGTTCGTGCTGGCGCCGCTGGCGAACGGCTCGGCCGAGCCGGCCGGTGTGCTCGCCGCCGAGTTGGCCGGGCGGCACCGGGTGGAGACGGTCGACGCGGCCGGGTTGCGGGCGGCGATCGAGTCGGGCGAGCCGGGTTACCTGGTGGTGTTCGGGTCGGACGTGCCGGACGCCGCCGAGCTGCCGCCGGAGCTGCTGCGGTCGTTGCTGTTGGAGGGTCCGCCGGCCGGCCGGCACCTGCTCGGCTGGTGGCGCACGCCGGGCCCGTTGGCCGGGCTGCTCGGCCCGGAGGGCGAGGTGGACAAGCTCACCGCCGTGGCGGTCACCGACGTGCCGGGTGGCCGGCTGGAGCGCCTGTTCGACCGCCCGGTGTGGTGGCTGCCGCGCCCCGGCCGCGCGGTGCTCTGGGACGGCCCGGAGGAGCAGGGCACGGTCTTCGTGCCGTTCGGCGCCGGGGAGGCGGCCTGA